In the Salvelinus namaycush isolate Seneca chromosome 35, SaNama_1.0, whole genome shotgun sequence genome, one interval contains:
- the LOC120029721 gene encoding transcription factor Sox-8-like, whose protein sequence is MTEEKSKSFNDHPCSPTGTASSMSQDDSDSDVPSSPTGSDGQAPGNGITPKMDTSEEDKRFPACIRDAVSQVLNGYDWSLVPMPTRGDRSLKNKPHVKRPMNAFMVWAQAARRKLADQYPHLHNAELSKTLGKLWRLLSESEKRPFMEEAERLRVQHKKDYPDYKYQPRRRKSTKPGQSDSDSGAELAQFHPGQMYKAEPGLARLTSMGNGHNHPERTGHPHGPPTPPTTPKTELYLGLKHEGRRPLDGGRQNIDFSNLDISELSTDVISNMDAFDVHEFDQYLPLNGHSSAPAPPDHRHGGHGSTPPSGSLISSYGHSHSNALPWVPKGAGAEAALPSSSSSSSNSDGVHHRTQIKTEQLSPSHYSSQHSHSSSPPHPDYTPLSSGSGPSSATSSSSSSLPSPQCDYADLQSPSYYSAYSSYPAGLYQYPYFHSSRRPYGKPLINSVAIPPPHSPTSNWEQPVYTTLTRP, encoded by the exons ATGACCGAGGAAAAGAGTAAGTCATTCAACGACCATCCATGTAGTCCAACGGGAACCGCCAGCTCGATGTCGCAGGACGACTCGGATTCGGACGTCCCGTCCTCTCCAACCGGCTCCGATGGACAGGCGCCCGGAAACGGGATAACCCCAAAAATGGACACCAGCGAGGAGGATAAACGGTTTCCCGCGTGCATCCGAGACGCGGTGTCTCAGGTGCTGAACGGATACGACTGGTCGCTCGTACCGATGCCTACACGAGGAGACCGGTCTCTGAAAAACAAACCCCATGTGAAGCGGCCGATGAACGCGTTCATGGTGTGGGCGCAGGCGGCGCGCAGGAAACTAGCTGACCAGTACCCGCATCTCCACAACGCCGAACTCAGCAAGACCTTGGGGAAGCTCTGGCG CCTGCTCTCTGAAAGCGAGAAGAGGCCATTTatggaggaggcagagagactgAGGGTGCAACACAAGAAAGACTACCCTGACTACAAATACCAACCCCGGAGAAGGAAGAGCACCAAGCCAGGTCAGAGTGACTCTGACTCCGGGGCTGAGCTGGCCCAATTCCACCCAGGCCAGATGTACAAGGCTGAACCTGGTCTGGCCAGACTGACCTCCATGGGGAATGGGCATAATCATCCAGAGCGGACAG GCCATCCACACGGTCCCCccacaccccccaccacccccaagACAGAGCTGTATCTTGGGCTGAAACATGAGGGCCGACGCCCCCTGGATGGGGGACGGCAGAACATCGACTTCAGCAACTTGGACATCTCTGAGCTGAGCACCGATGTCATCAGCAACATGGATGCCTTTGACGTCCACGAGTTCGACCAGTACCTGCCGCTCAACGGGCACAGCTCCGCCCCGGCGCCTCCGGACCACAGGCACGGGGGGCACGGATCCACCCCCCCCTCTGGATCCCTCATCTCCTCCTACGGCCACTCCCACAGCAATGCCTTGCCTTGGGTTCCAAAAGGGGCGGGAGCGGAGGCGGcgctcccctcttcctcctcgtcttcTAGTAACAGTGATGGCGTTCACCACAGAACGCAGATCAAAACGGAGCAGTTGAGTCCCAGCCACTACAGCAGCCAGCACTCCCACAGCTCCTCGCCACCCCACCCCGACTACACCCCCCTCAGCTCTGGAAGCGGCCCCTCTTCTGcaacctcctcatcctcctcctccctgcccAGCCCCCAGTGTGACTATGCAGACCTCCAGAGCCCCAGCTACTACAGTGCCTACTCTAGCTACCCCGCAGGTCTCTATCAGTACCCCTACTTCCACTCCTCTCGCCGCCCCTACGGCAAACCGCTCATCAACAGCGTAGCCATCCCTCCGCCCCACAGCCCCACCTCAAATTGGGAGCAGCCGGTCTATACCACACTCACCAGGCCTTAG